In the genome of Brachypodium distachyon strain Bd21 chromosome 3, Brachypodium_distachyon_v3.0, whole genome shotgun sequence, the window CGCCCGTCGGCAACGGAACCTCGGCACAGCCACAGCAGCGTCGGAGGCACACGGGCAGCACGCAGGTGTTGGTCGGGGTTAccgtggcggcggtgctggcTCTCCTGCTAGGCACTTTCGTCGGCGCGCTTCTCTGGCGCTCGAGACGCCGGCGgtctgatgatgatgatgagtcTTCTGACGAGGTGTCCTCgggcgaggaagacgacgacggctcGTGGGCGATGGAGGAGGACCTGGAGTCAGGGGCGGGGCCGCGGCCGTTCCGGCTTCGCAAGCtgcgggcggcgacggggaacttctcggaggaggagaagctggGGCAGGGCGCGTCCGGGTCGGTGTACCGCGGGCGCGTGGACGATCTCGACGTGGCCATCAAGGTGTTCTCCCGTGGCGGGTCGGCGCAGGGGAAGCGGGAGTACACGGCGGAGGTGACCGCCATCAGCCGGCTCCGGCACCGCAACCTGGTGCACCTCATCGGCTGGTGCCACGGCCGCAAGAAGCTGCTCCTCGTCTACGAGCTCGTCCCCAACGGCAGCCTCGaccgccacctccaccacggcggcgccggcgccacgtcatcatcatcggcgctgctgctgctgacgtGGCCGGCCAGGCACCGGATCCTGCTGGGCCTGGGCGCCGCCGTGCTGTACCTGCACGAGGAGTGGGGCCAGTGCGTGGTGCACGGCGACATCAAGCCCAGCAACATCATGCTGGACGAGTCCTTGGACGCCAAGCTCGGCGACTTCGGGCTCGCCAGGCTCATCGACCACGGCGCCGGGCTGCAGACCATGACCGCCGTGGCCGGCACCCCCGGGTACCTCGACCCGGAGTGCATCGCCACGGGGAAGGCCAGCACGGAGTccgacgtgtacagcttcggcgtCGTGCTGCTGGAGGTGGCCACGGGCCGGCGGCCCatggccccgccgccgccgggggagACGAGGATCTTCCGGATCGTGGAGTGGGCCTGGGCCCTGTACGGGCGGGGCGCCGTGCTGCAggccgccgacgaggccctGCTGCGGGGCGAGATGGGTTTCGACGCGCGGGAGATGGAGCGAGTGCTGGTGGTCGGGCTGTGGTGCGCGCACCCCGACGCGGCGGCCCGGCCCAGCATCAGGGAGGCCGTCGAGGCGCTGCGGTCCGGCGAGGCCGCCAAGCTGCCGGCGCTTCCGCC includes:
- the LOC100833494 gene encoding L-type lectin-domain containing receptor kinase IX.1; this encodes MAAALSCSLRCWTITGHHRLLRVVVFLLLSLHHQASSLNFHYDYINTTNKADFGSLGDDCNISDHRAELTSHSDQNYINNLGRLVFPNAMQLWDPATGDTASFSTAFSFGIEALPGMEVGHGMAFFLTGAPVGTASNVPTNSFGGFLALFGPDILTSRGNATGSGGDDYRIVAVEFDTVKDDWDPSARHIGVDLNNISSSLGNYMVLPDDSLVGRVMSARIDYNGSTGRLDVVLRNGSSSDDGNTTYAHSTIVDLRSVLPPQVVVGFSAATSKDRVALQYVLSWSFSTTSPVGNGTSAQPQQRRRHTGSTQVLVGVTVAAVLALLLGTFVGALLWRSRRRRSDDDDESSDEVSSGEEDDDGSWAMEEDLESGAGPRPFRLRKLRAATGNFSEEEKLGQGASGSVYRGRVDDLDVAIKVFSRGGSAQGKREYTAEVTAISRLRHRNLVHLIGWCHGRKKLLLVYELVPNGSLDRHLHHGGAGATSSSSALLLLTWPARHRILLGLGAAVLYLHEEWGQCVVHGDIKPSNIMLDESLDAKLGDFGLARLIDHGAGLQTMTAVAGTPGYLDPECIATGKASTESDVYSFGVVLLEVATGRRPMAPPPPGETRIFRIVEWAWALYGRGAVLQAADEALLRGEMGFDAREMERVLVVGLWCAHPDAAARPSIREAVEALRSGEAAKLPALPPRMPVAMYVQPYYDPAESERYVVYDTTTLTATTSVTAEYNYRTSSRDYSTLYSTSGIPPVGSKQSVRLLRGR